The Rhododendron vialii isolate Sample 1 chromosome 8a, ASM3025357v1 genome has a window encoding:
- the LOC131298591 gene encoding uncharacterized protein LOC131298591: MDTMEVEKQVTDVVMMEQKPQKEGDTSTLDSYVVSSTITTSTRPPYDYTEYFTTETVFPSDEALVDRITCTGKQHGFFFVIKGFEKCIKNRTPWMRFSCERSGKYRPFVKKVDGKEVAVKKRVQSTGTKKLVYLEGHSYAGRLSAEQTSTVVDLSVALVKPREILTHLKVQDLKNVTSIKIVYNG; the protein is encoded by the exons ATGGACACAATGGAAGTTGAGAAACAAGTCACAGATGTTGTAATGATGGAGCAAAAACCGCAGAAAGAG GGTGACACTTCAACACTTGATAGTTATGTAGTGTCATCGACTATAACTACTTCCACTCGTCCTCCATACGATTATACAGAGTATTTTACAACGGAGACG GTTTTTCCATCCGATGAAGCATTGGTAGATAGGATAACATGCACTGGTAAACAACACGGGTTTTTCTTTGTGATTAAGGGTTTTGAGAAATGTATTAAGAATCGCACACCTTGGATGAGGTTTTCATGTGAAAGAAGCGGTAAGTATAGGCCATTTGTGAAGAAGGTTGATGGGAAGGAGGTAGCTGTGAAGAAGAGAGTGCAGTCCACGGGcaccaaaaaat TGGTGTACTTGGAGGGTCATTCGTATGCCGGGAGGTTGTCAGCAGAGCAGACTAGCACGGTGGTTGATTTGTCAGTTGCTTTGGTGAAACCCAGAGAAATCCTAACCCATTTGAAGGTTCAAGATCTTAAGAACGTAACGTCTATCAAAATCGTATACAATGGATGA